One genomic region from Phragmites australis chromosome 1, lpPhrAust1.1, whole genome shotgun sequence encodes:
- the LOC133915491 gene encoding uncharacterized protein LOC133915491 isoform X2 produces the protein MTTAGEVDAAAAAGGEELEPLFDYKRVQPAMTFRFDDSDLEKADIFKHCNKRSKEGDKADEKAAKVVNVDEEDWLLPPPPKPAFRATADEDSALRELRLKKQELAKFAESAQEILQKLDETAKNEVGAKEPPEQIILEESEPQVEKAREKIIISIQDKDGQQQIRVYKDDKFDKLFKAYAKKAKLNPSDLTFVFDGDKINPSSTPEDLDLEDDDMIEVRHKGRKE, from the exons ATGACGACG GCGGGGGAggtggacgcggcggcggccgcgggcgGCGAGGAGCTGGAGCCGCTCTTCGATTACAAGCGCGTGCAGCCCGCAATGACCTTCCGCTTCGACG ACAGCGACCTGGAGAAGGCGGACATCTTCAAGCACTGCAACAAGCGCTCCAAG GAGGGGGATAAGGCTGACGAAAAGGCCGCCAAGGTGGTGAATGTCGACGAGGAGGATTGGctgctgccaccgccgccgaaGCCCGCGTTCAGGGCCACTGCAGACGAGGACAGCGCATTGCGGGAACTGAG ATTAAAGAAACAAGAGTTGGCAAAATTTGCTGAATCAGCTCAGGAAATATTGCAAAAGTTGGATGAAACTGCCAAGAATGAAGTTGGGGCCAAGGAACCACCTGAACAAATAATTCTAGAGGAATCTGAACCGCAAGTGGAGAAAGCGAGGGAAAAGATAATCATATCAATTCAGGACAAGGATGGGCAGCAACAGATACGTGTGTATAag GATGACAAGTTCGACAAGCTTTTCAAGGCGTACGCCAAGAAGGCCAAACTCAACCCATCCGATCTGACTTTCGTATTTGATGGCGACAAAATCAACCCATCAAGTACACCCGAGGACCTTGATCTGGAGGACGATGACATGATTGAGGTGCGCCATAAGGGACGCAAGGAATAG
- the LOC133915512 gene encoding transcriptional corepressor LEUNIG-like: MSQTNWEADKMLDVYIYDYFMKRNLQATAKAFQAEGKVSSDPVAIDAPGGFLFEWWSVFWDIFIARTNEKHSDVAASYIETQLMKAREQQQQQPPQQRQQQPQHIQVQQMLLQRAVQQQHQQQQQQQQHQQQQQQQQHQQHQQQQQQQQQQHNQQQQHQQQQQLLLLQQQRRDGSHLLNGTANGISGNNPLMRQNQSTANVMATKMYEERLKLPSQRDSLEEASMKQRYGENAGQLLDSNETSLLKAAASGQSSGQILHGTVGGLSGTLQQVQAKSPQLPGPAQSIKTEINPILTPRAPGPEGSFIGAQGSNQAGNNLTLKGWPLTGLEQLRSGILQQKSFMQNQQQLHQQIQMLTPQQQQQLMLQAQQNMASPTSSDVDSRRLRMMLSSRNAGLGRDGQTNSGSDIIPNIGSPSQSGGDIDMLIKKKLAHAHQQQQQQLLQQQSNSQQQPQQHQLQQPAVSSQQSQSSNQLLQQEKSGIGSMPVDGGMPNSFGGAEQTTKKRKKPGSSSGRANSSGTANTAGPSPSSAPSTPSIHTPGDAMSVPQLQQNGGSAKPMVMFGSDGTGSLTSPANPLDDVDRLLEDGSLDENVESFLSPDDMDPRDSMGRCMDASKGFGFAEVAKACASANKVICCHFSSDGKLLATGGHDKKVLLWSTEPLKPKSSLEEHSFLITDVRFSPSMSRLATSSFDKTVRVWDADNTDYSLRTFTGHSASVMSLDFHPNKEDMICSCDSDGEVRSWSINNGSCLTYVKVFKGGATQMRFQPRKGKYLAAASEKAIYILDAETQHACRSPLQGHNNTIQSVCWDSAGDYLASVSEDSVRIWSFTSGHDGEFVHELNCSGNKFHSCVFHPSYPSLLVIGCYESLELWDIREKNAMTVNNAHDGLIAALAASSATGKVASVSHDRLVKFWK, encoded by the exons ATGTCGCAGACGAACTGGGAGGCGGACAAGAT GCTGGATGTTTACATATATGACTATTTTATGAAGAGAAATTTGCAGGCAACTGCAAAGGCCTTTCAAGCAGAAGGAAAGGTCTCTTCAGATCCAGTTG CAATTGATGCACCTGGTGGCTTTCTTTTCGAGTGGTGGTCGGTTTTTTGGGATATATTCATAGCAAGAACAAACGAGAAGCATTCAGATGTTGCAGCATCGTATATTGAG ACCCAGCTCATGAAAGCCAGGGAGCAACAGCAGCAACAGCCACCTCAACAGAGGCAGCAACAACCACAACATATACAAGTGCAACAAATGCTGCTACAAAGAGctgtgcagcagcagcaccagcaacagcagcagcagcagcagcaccagcagcagcagcagcaacagcagcaccagcagcaccagcaacagcagcaacagcagcagcagcagcataaccagcagcagcagcaccagcagcagcagcagctgctgcttctGCAACAGCAGCGTAGAGATGGTTCCCATCTTCTCAATGGTACTGCAAATGGAATTTCTGGAAACAATCCTTTAATGCGACAAAACCAAAGTACTGCAAATGTTATGGCAACAAAAATGTATGAGGAGAGGTTAAAGTTACCTTCCCAGAGAGACTCTTTGGAAGAGGCATCTATGAAG CAAAGATACGGAGAGAATGCTGGGCAACTACTTGATTCAAATGAAACATCATTGTTGAAAGCAGCTGCAAGTGGGCAATCGTCAGG GCAAATTTTGCATGGTACTGTTGGTGGCTTGTCAGGCACTCTGCAACAAGTTCAGGCCAAGAGTCCACAACTTCCTGGGCCAGCTCAG AGTATCAAGACAGAGATTAATCCCATCTTGACACCCAGAGCTCCTGGCCCAGAGGGGTCATTTATTGGTGCCCAAG GATCTAATCAAGCTGGGAACAATTTGACTCTGAAAGGATGGCCACTCACG GGACTTGAGCAACTTCGGTCTGGAATTCTGCAGCAAAAGTCATTTATGCAGAATCAACAGCAATTGCACCAGCAGATCCAGATGCTGActccacagcagcagcagcagcttatGCTGCAGGCTCAGCAAAATATGGCTTCACCAACATCTAGTGATGTTGACAGTAGAAGGTTGAGGATGATGCTTAGTAGCAGAAATGCTGGTCTCGGGCGGGATGGGCAGACAAACAGTGGCAGTGATATTATTCCAAATATTGGCTCTCCTAGTCAAAGTGGTGGAGATATTGATATGCTTATAAAG AAGAAACTTGCTCATGcacaccagcagcagcagcagcaactatTACAACAGCAAAGTAATAGCCAACAGCAGCCACAGCAACATCAGCTTCAGCAACCTGCTGTCTCTAGTCAGCAGTCTCAAAGCTCAAATCAGCTTCTCCAACAAGAAAAGTCAGGAATTGGAAGTATGCCTGTTGATGGGGGCATGCCAAACTCATTTGGGGGAGCTGAACAA ACaacgaagaagagaaagaagccAGGCTCATCCTCTGGCAGAGCTAATAGTTCAGGAACTGCAAATACCGCTGGCCCCTCTCCAAGTTCTGCACCCTCGACACCTTCCATTCATACACCAGGAGATGCAATGTCTGTGCCCCAGCTGCAGCAGAATGGTGGTTCAGCTAAACCCATGGTAATGTTTGGCTCTGATGGCACTGGGAGCTTGACATCTCCAGCAAACCCATTG GATGATGTAGACCGTTTGTTGGAAGATGGCTCGTTGGATGAAAATGTTGAATCTTTTCTATCACCAGATGACATGGATCCTAGGGACAGCATGGGGCGCTGCATGGATGCTAGTAAAG GGTTTGGTTTTGCTGAGGTTGCAAAAGCATGTGCAAGTGCAAACAAAGTTATTTGTTGTCACTTCTCATCTGATGGCAAACTGCTTGCAACTGGTGGTCATGATAAAAAG GTTCTTTTGTGGTCTACAGAGCCCCTAAAGCCTAAATCTTCACTAGAAGAGCACTCATTTCTGATCACTGATGTTAGATTTAGCCCAAGCATGTCACGCCTTGCTACATCCTCCTTTGACAAAACTGTGCGGGTTTGGGATGCTGACAAT ACTGACTATTCACTCCGTACTTTCACGGGCCATTCAGCATCTGTTATGTCACTTGATTTTCATCCGAATAAAGAAGATATGATTTGCTCCTGTGATAGCGATGGGGAAGTGCGCAGCTGGAGCATAAATAATGGTAGCTGTCTGACCTATGTTAAGGTGTTTAAG GGAGGTGCTACTCAAATGAGATTTCAACCTCGCAAAGGAAAATATCTGGCGGCTGCCTCGGAGAAGGCTATCTACATACTTGACGCAGAGACACAACATGCTTGTAGAAGCCCGTTACAG GGGCACAACAATACTATTCAGTCAGTTTGTTGGGATTCTGCGGGTGACTATCTGGCTTCTGTCAGTGAAGACTCTGTCAGAATATGGTCGTTTACTTCTGGGCATGATGGTGAATTTGTACATGAGTTGAACTGCAGCGGGAACAAATTCCACTCATGTGTTTTCCACCCAAGTTATCCATCGTTGCTAGTAATTGGTTGTTACGAG TCTTTGGAACTTTGGGACATAAGGGAGAAGAACGCCATGACCGTTAATAATGCGCATGATGGTTTAATTGCAGCCCTAGCTGCGTCGAGTGCAACAGGGAAGGTTGCCTCAGTAAGTCATGATAGACTTGTCAAGTTCTGGAAATGA
- the LOC133915491 gene encoding uncharacterized protein LOC133915491 isoform X1, which translates to MTTAGEVDAAAAAGGEELEPLFDYKRVQPAMTFRFDDSDLEKADIFKHCNKRSKVDAAEGDKADEKAAKVVNVDEEDWLLPPPPKPAFRATADEDSALRELRLKKQELAKFAESAQEILQKLDETAKNEVGAKEPPEQIILEESEPQVEKAREKIIISIQDKDGQQQIRVYKDDKFDKLFKAYAKKAKLNPSDLTFVFDGDKINPSSTPEDLDLEDDDMIEVRHKGRKE; encoded by the exons ATGACGACG GCGGGGGAggtggacgcggcggcggccgcgggcgGCGAGGAGCTGGAGCCGCTCTTCGATTACAAGCGCGTGCAGCCCGCAATGACCTTCCGCTTCGACG ACAGCGACCTGGAGAAGGCGGACATCTTCAAGCACTGCAACAAGCGCTCCAAGGTGGACGCCGCC GAGGGGGATAAGGCTGACGAAAAGGCCGCCAAGGTGGTGAATGTCGACGAGGAGGATTGGctgctgccaccgccgccgaaGCCCGCGTTCAGGGCCACTGCAGACGAGGACAGCGCATTGCGGGAACTGAG ATTAAAGAAACAAGAGTTGGCAAAATTTGCTGAATCAGCTCAGGAAATATTGCAAAAGTTGGATGAAACTGCCAAGAATGAAGTTGGGGCCAAGGAACCACCTGAACAAATAATTCTAGAGGAATCTGAACCGCAAGTGGAGAAAGCGAGGGAAAAGATAATCATATCAATTCAGGACAAGGATGGGCAGCAACAGATACGTGTGTATAag GATGACAAGTTCGACAAGCTTTTCAAGGCGTACGCCAAGAAGGCCAAACTCAACCCATCCGATCTGACTTTCGTATTTGATGGCGACAAAATCAACCCATCAAGTACACCCGAGGACCTTGATCTGGAGGACGATGACATGATTGAGGTGCGCCATAAGGGACGCAAGGAATAG